The following DNA comes from Ignavibacteriales bacterium.
TAACCATGTACGGTCAAATGACTGCCGGGAGCTGGATCTATATTGGCACTCAAGGAATCTTGCAAGGTACATATGAAACATTTGCAGAATGTGCCCGTCAACATTTCAATGGAACTCTAAGTGGAAAATTTTTATTAACAGCTGGATTAGGCGGAATGGGCGGCGCTCAACCTCTTGCAGCAACAATGAATGGTGCTGCATTCCTTGGAATTGATGTTGACCGCTCGCGAATTCAAAAAAGAATTGATACCGGTTATCTTGATGTTATGACTGAAGATTTAGATGAAGCACTAAAACTTGTTCTTGATGCACAAAAAAATAAGAAAGCTCTCTCTGTTGGATTTATAGGTAATGCAGGAGAAGTTCTACCAAAAATCTTAGAAAGAAAAATCACTCCGGATATAATTACAGATCAAACATCGGCACACGATACTCTTAACGGGTACATTCCGATGGGAATGAGTTTTGAAGAAGCATTAGATCTTCGCAAAAGCGATTCTAAAAAATATATTGCGTTATCAAAGAAAACTATTGTTGAACATGTAAAAGCCATGTTGGAATTTCAAAAACGCGGTTCGATCGCTTTTGATTACGGGAATAACATCCGCGGCGAAGCAAAGGAGAACGGTTTGCAAAACGCATTTGACATTCCCGGTTTTGTACCTGAATATATCCGTCCTCTCTTCTGTGATGGTAAAGGTCCTTTTAGATGGGCAGTTTTAAGCGGCGATCCAAAAGATATTTTTGAAACCGATAAAGCTGTGATGGAAACATTTCCGGAAAATAAAGCTCTGATAAGATGGATTGAACTCGCACAGCAAAAAGTACATTTCCAAGGATTGCCGGCACGAATCTGCTGGCTCGGTTATGGTGAACGAGCCAAGATGGGAAAAATTTTCAATCAATTAGTTGCGGATGGAAAAGTAAGTGCGCCAATTGTTATCGGAAGAGATCATCTTGATTGCGGATCGGTCGCTTCACCAAACCGTGAGACCGAGGCAATGAAAGACGGCAGCGATGCAATTGCAGACTGGCCTATTCTCAATGCCATGTTAAATGCTATCGGAGGTGCAAGTTGGGTTTCTGTTCATCATGGTGGAGGTGTTGGTATCGGTAAATCAATTCACGCAGGAATGGTTGTGGTTGCTGATGGGACTAAAGATGCCGAAGTGCGGATTGAACGTGTTTTAACGTACGATCCCGGAATGGGGATTGCTCGTCATGCTGATGCCGGTTATGATAGAGCAATTGATAATGCAAAAAAATTCTCTGTAAAAATTCCAATGATGAAATAACTCCAAAAGAGATCCAAATATGTATTCAACAGTAATTGAAAAGTAACAAATATCCTTATATATAAACCCCACGCTTTAGCGTGGGGTGATAAATACAAAAACCATCTGGGCTTTAGCCCAGCATTAAAAAGTATTATGTCACATGTTAAAATATGGATTCATGCGGTATGGGGTACAAAGAACCATGAGCGCATTTTGACAAAGGAAGTAAAACAACAACTTTTTTCGCATATACAAAAGAACGCAAAAAAGAAACAGATTTATATCGATTCCATTAACGGAGATCTAGATCACGTACACTGCTTGTTAGCATTAAATGCAGATATGACAATCGCAAAGGCAATCCAACTAGTAAAAGGAGAAGCTGCGTATTGGACAAATAAAAACTCGCTACTAAAACCAAAGTTAGAATGGGCGGATGAATACTATGCGGTTTCTGTTAGTGAATCAATGCTTAATAAAGTAAGGGATTACATCCAAAATCAAGAAGAACATCATAAAAAATCTACATTCAAAAGTGAGTATGAAGAATTTATAGCAAAATTCGGATTTACTCATCATGGCTAAAGCCAAGTACACGAATGATCTGAAACCCCACGATAAATCGTGGGGTTAATTCTTAAAGTTGCATTATTTTGGTGTATATAAAATCAAGGAGTTCTAAGATGAAAGTATTAATCGCAGACAAATTTCCGGAAAATCATATTCAGACTTTGAGAGATGCCGGATTTGAAATTAGTTATGAGCCTAAAGCCGGAGAGAATGATATTCCAAATTTAGTTAAAGACGCTGAATTTATTGTTGTGCGTTCGACCAACGTCAATGCGGCTGCTATTAATGCCGGCAGCAATTTGAAAATTGTTATACGTGCCGGATCGGGCTACAACAATATTGATGTCGCTGCGGCGACCGCAAAAGGAGTTTCAGTTTCGAATACTCCAGGCAAAAATTCAATTGCGGTGGCAGAACTTGCAATGGGTCTAATCATTTCACTCGACAGAAAAATTCCGGATAACGTAAAAGATTTTAGCAATGGCGTCTGGAATAAAGCAAAATATTCTAAAGCCGAAGGACTTTTCGGAAAGACATTGGGAATTATCGGTGTTGGAAATATCGGTAAAGAGATTGCAAAACGTGCGCAGGCATTCGGAATGAAAGTTATCGGCTACGATGTTTTCAAAACCGAAGGAATTGGTGTTGAATATATTGATGATGTAGAAAAATTAATTTCAATGGCGGATGTTATTACACTCCACGTTCCGGCAAATCCGCAAACCAAAGGAATGTTCAACGAAAAATCATTTGGATTAATGAAGAAAGGTGCGATGTTGATCAACACTTCCCGCGCCGACGTAATTGACGAAGACGCTCTGATCAAAGCTGTAAAAGAAAAAGGAATTGTAGCCGGAGTTGATGTATTCAAGGGCGAACCGGAAGGAAAAGATGGAGCTGTTGCTTCTAAACTGCAGAACATAGAAGGTATTTACGTCACACATCATATTGGCGCCTCTACAGAGCAAGCACAGGATGCTGTTGCTGAAGAAACTATTAAAATCATTTTGGATTATAAAAGCACTGGGAAAGTTTTGCATTGTATAAATAAGAAGTAAAGAGCCAATCTAATTTTATCAACCTTGAAGGTCGCTGTAAGATCTTCAAGGTTTTTTTATGCTATAAAAACTTCACATCAAACATGTCCTCAATAATTCCGTGGAAGAAAATAAGTCTAATCAACTCGTTAACTGCATTGAGTTCATTGTCGGTCATATCAAAATAGAGCGAACCAATATTCTGAGTGATAAAGGATTTTGCTTCTCTACTTATGTTCAATAGATCAATAATTTTTTCAATCTGATCTTCAATAATCGGATCGATTGCATTAACCGACTCATTGAATTTTTGAAGTGCTTCTCTATCGGGAGACGCAAAGACATAGTTTACATAAGGGTATTCCAATAATTCCGATGCTTCATCTGCCAGACTTAATGCATTCTGAACATTCCACGATGTAAAATTTTCATCGCCTACTACAAGAAAATCCTTTCCTTTCTCCACGTTTTTACTTGGATCGAGAGAAATTTCAAGATTGGCAGAATATCGTTCCGAAAAAAGTATTTTGGTAAGAAGAATTTCATTTAATGAAACATCACCTCTAAGGTAAATTTTTTCAATCTTCTTCTCCCCTTCAATGAAATGGAAATAAGAGTTTGACAATGCCCCATCGAATGCAAGAGCAAGCTTATTTGATACAAATAAATTGCGGTGGTTTATAAGATCGAGTGAAGGTATAAGCGCTATTGCCGATGTGTTGAATTCCAAATCCTTGCTTATAAGGGGCGATTCTTTGTAGGATATTTCAAAACCTTCATTCTTCTGAAGTTCGGAAATCAAAATTGAAGAATAAATATTTTTAGGAAGTATGAGCTTCATTCATTTTCTCAATATCTTAAAATAAAAAACCCCGCACCGCGGGGTTCAAAAATCCGGATAAAATTATTTCTGGTTTTTATCTTTGATACGTGCGGCTTTACCTGAAAGTTCTCTCAAGTAGAAAAGTTTTGCTCTTCTAACTTTACCTTCGCGTACCATTTCAACTTTTGCTAGTTTAGGTGAGTTATAAGAGAAGATTCTTTCAACACCAACACCGCTTGCAATTTTGCGAACTGTGAAAGTTTTATTCAATCCCGCGCCTCTGATGCTTATAACATCGCCTTCAAACGGCTGGATTCTTTCTTTATCGCCCTCAATAACTCTAACGTGCACACGAATATGATCACCGGTTTTAAATGCCGGAAAGTCTGTGCGCAGTTGCTCTTTTGTTAGTTCATTTAATTTGTCCATTACCAATTACTCCATGCTATTTATTTTTTTCCATTTTTCAGTTAAAACTTTTGATTGAGCTTCTTTCCACTCTTTTATTTTCTTTTCATGACCGGATAACAAAACTTCCGGTACAGTCATTTCTTTATATTCAGCGGGACGTGTGTAATAAGGTGCTTCAATAAACTCGCCGTCCATCAAAGAATCGTTTAAGGCCGATTCGCTATCGTTCAACACTCCCGGTATAAGCCGTACAACAGAATCAATTATTGCAAGAGCAACAATTTCTCCGCCGGTTAAAACATAATGTCCGATTGAAATTTCGTCAGTCGCAAATTTCTGACGAACTCTATCATCAACACCTTTGTAATGCCCGGCTATAATCATCAAATTCTCAACGAGCGAAAAATCATTTGCCATCTTTTGATCGTAAATTTTTCCTCCCGGAGTAGGAAAAATTATATGATCGTATTTTCGTTCGCAAAGAAGTTTTTCAATACATTCAAAGAACGGTTCCGGCTTAAGAAGCATTCCGGGTCCGCCGCCAAACGGCTTATCATCAATCTGTTTATGTTTATCGAAAGCATAATCACGCAGATTATGCAAAACAATTTCAACTTTATTTCGTTCTTGGGCCCTCTTTATTATGCTTGTGTTAAGCGGACTAGTAAGAGAGTCTGGAACCGCAGAGATAACATCAATTCTCATCATCGTAGAGCAAATCACAATCAGGCACTAATTCTAATCTCTTTTTTACCGGGTCAAAGGAATGAATAAAATCCTTAATTGCCGGTATTAAAATTTTTTTATGATCAATCATATTGATTACATAAACATCGTTAGCCGGGTAAGCCATTACATCAACTAAAAACCCGAGCAATATTGAATTCCGATAGACTTCACTGCCAATTAGATCATGAACGAAGTAAGTGTCTTTTGAAAGCTTGACCGAATTTTCTTCAGTAACAAAAATTTTCTTCCCGAGAAGGAAATTAACATCATTGCCGGAATTAAAATTTTTGAATTTGAGCGCAATTCTTCCGCCAACTTCAATAACATTTTCAACAAAGAACTCTTTCTTCGAGCCGAACAGTTCTAAAAAAACAGAATTCAGCTTAAAAAATCTTTCTGAGAAATCAGAAAATGAATCAATCAAAACAAAACCGTTTGAACCATGAACTGCTTTAATTTCTGCAATAAGAAATAATTCATCCACAGTTAACTTGATTAATCCAGTATTTTTAAGATAGCACGTTTACCGTCTTTTGCCGCAATTGCCGTAAGCAAGGTTCTCATTGCTTGAGCAGTTTTACCTTGTTTGCCGATAACTTTGCCCACATCATCCGCACCGACTTTAAGAGAAAGTTCAACAGTTTTTTCGTCGGGAGTAGCTTCTTCCAGAACAACACTGTCCGGAGAGTCCACAAGGTGTTTCGCGATAAATTCAATAAATTCCTTCATGAGACTACCTTTACATTAAGTGATCGTCAGAGTACGTAATTAGTGCAAGCCATTCCGTAAGGAATTAGTCTATTTCGGAAGCAGTACCCTATGCTACCGTTTCGTTCTCAGTTTTATCTTGCTTTTCAGCCGATGTTTTTTTTGCTTTAGCTTTTTCTGATTTCTTTTTTGATGCTGCCGCTAAATTTGCTTCGTTTAGCTTTTTCCATTCATCCATTTTCAATGTAATCTGTTCTTCGCTTAAACCTTGATTCATCAATTCACGTTTTAGAATAATACCTTGATGAGATAAAAGATTTTTTACTGTATCTGTAGGTTGAGCGCCAACTCCCAGCCAATACATTGCCCGGGCTTCTTTAATATCTACAGTAGCCGGATCGGTCTTGGGATTGTACAGACCAATAGCTTCAATAAATTTTCCATCTCTTGGTGAACGTGCATCAGCCGCAACTACTTTATAAACAGGCTGTTTTTTCTTTCCCATTCTTCTCAATCTTAACTTAACTGCCAATTTGTTACTCCTTATTGATTTTATAAACTAATTATATCTTATGTTTTTTGGTAATGAAAATTTTCCACTATTCTTATTCATCATTTTCATCATCTGCTGCATTTGTTCGAATTGCTTTATCAACCTATTCACATCTTGAACCGTGTTTCCGCTTCCCCGCGCAATTCTTTTTCTTCTGCTTCCGTTTAAAATTTTTGGATTCGTTCTTTCTTTCTTTGTCATGGATTGAATTACTGATTCAACCACAATGAGCTGTTTTTCATCAACATCTGCATTCTTAACTGCCGAACTTATACCCGGCACCATTCCAAGAAGACTTTTTAGTGAACCCATCTTCTTGATCATTTTTATCTGCTTCAAGAAATCGTCAAAATCAAATTTGTTCTCTTTGAATTTCTTTTCAAGATCATCCGCTTCTTTTTCGTCGAATTGGGCTTGAGCTTTCTCAACAAGAGAAATTACATCTCCTTTACCAAGAATTCTTGAAGCCATTCTATCAGGATAAAAAGATTCAATCGAATCGAGTTTCTCGCCCAGACTAACAAACTTAACCGGGCGGTCAACTACAGCACGAATTGAAAGAACACAACCTCCGCGTGAATCTCCATCAAGTTTTGTAAGAACAACACCGTCAAATTCAACTTTCTCGTGAAAAGCTTTTGCCGAATTAACGGCATCCTGTCCGGTCATAGAATCCACAACAAATAAAGTTTCAGTCGGATTAACTTTTGCTTTAATTTGTGCGGCTTCATTCATCATATCATCATCAACGTGTAAACGGCCGGCAGTATCAATGATTACAGTATTAAGACCATTTTCCTTCGCATAAATCAATGACTCGGAAGCTATCTTTACAGGTTCCTTGCTATCCTCAATTGTAAAAACCGAAACGTCAATTTGACTTCCCAGAATTTGCAATTGTTTAATAGCAGCAGGTCTGTAAACATCTGCAGCAACTAAAAGAACATTTCTTTTTTTATTTTTTAATGACTTTGCAAGTTTGGCACTGAAAGTAGTCTTGCCGCATCCTTGCAGTCCAATAAGCATTATTACAGTAATCCCGGACGCATTCAAACTCAGTTCTGAACCGCTACCGCCTAAAAGTTTAGTCAACTCATCATACATTATTTTTGTAATGAGCTGACCTGGAGTAACTGAATTCAGAACTTCAGTACCGAGCGCTTTTTCTTTTACATCATCGATAAATTTTTTAGCGACTTTGTAATTTACATCCGCATCTAAAAGAACACGCCGGATATCTCTAAGAGTATCCGAAATATTTGATTCTGTTAATTTACCTTGGCCGGTTATTTTTTTTAACGCCCGCTCAAGTTTTTCTGTCAAATCATCGAGCATCTTGCACCAACCCTAATGAAAGATAATAAAAACAATATTCATTTCAAACGTAAACAATTTTTTAGGACTCTTTAAGGGCATTCGCTCCGGAAACGATTTCTAAGATTTCTTTGGTTATGGATGCCTGGCGAACTTTGTTATAAGTTAGATTCAATGAGCGAATCAACTCTTTCGCATTTTCAGTTGCCATATCCATCGCAGTCATTCTAGCTCCCAATTCAGCAGCATAAGAATCAAGCAAAGTAGTCCACATTTGAGCATTGAGATGTTTAGGCAAAAGTACACCAATAATGCTTGCTTTGTCCGGTTCATAAATATAATTAACATCTTGAACCGTTTCGCTGGTCTTTGCTTCAAAAGGTTTAATTGGGAACAATTGTTCAACAGTTGTTTTTTGCTGAATGACAGATTTAAATTCGTTATACACAACCAAAACTTTGTCAATCTCACCGGAGATATATTTAGCGGTGAGTTCTTTAATCAATCCGGATGCAAACTCAAACTTTAGATGAGAGAAAATTCCTGGGTAGGAACCAACTACATTGTAGGGTCTTTTTGTGAAGTAATCATTACCTTTTTTACCGATACAATACAAAGCTAAATTACCATCATTATTGTAATTCGCGAGTTCATCTTTAGCTAATTCTTCTGCTTTACGAATTACATTCATATTAAAACCGCCGCATAAGCCACGGTCCGAAGTTACAACAATAAGAGCAATTCGTTTTACTTCCCTCTCAGCAAACAGAGGGTTACTAAAATTCTTTTCGATGTTCAAAAGATTTTGAAGCATCTCGGTAATTTTTTTTGAGTATGGCTTTGCATTAATAATATTTTCTTGGGCGCGACGCAGTCTGGCAGCTGCAACCATTTTCATTGCTTTTGTAATCTGCTGGGTGCTCTTAACACCTTTGATTCTTCCCTTTATGTCGCGGAGTGTTGCCATCTAAATTTTAACTCTTCCTAAACTTTTCAATAAATTCTTCAACTGCTTTTTTAACAAGCTGAACTGTATCATCCTTCATTTCTTTCGTTTGACGGATGTTCTCTAATATTTGAGGATACTTCAATTCAACGTATTCCAAAAATTCTTTTTCGAATCTTTTAACATCTTTAACTTCGATTGATTCAAAGTAATTATTTGTTCCGATGTAAACACTCAGGACTTGTTTTTCAACCGGTACGGGTACGTATTGACCTTGCTTTAGGAGTTCAACAAGCCGAGCGCCTTTGCCAAGTGTTCTCAATGTTGATTTATCAAGATCTGAACCGAACTTTGCAAATGCTTCAAGTTCGCGGTACTGTGCAAGATCTAATTTCAGTGAACCGGCAACTTTTTTCATTCCTTTAATTTGAGCATTGCCGCCAACACGTGAAACTGAAATTCCAACGTTGATTGCG
Coding sequences within:
- the hutU gene encoding urocanate hydratase; this translates as MEIMEKIIKAPTGSKISCKGWIQEAAMRMLMNNLDPDVAERPEDLIVYGGSGKAARNWESYEAIISSLKNLENDETLVVQSGKPVAIFRTHENAPRVIISNAMLVPDWATWDEFRRLDALGLTMYGQMTAGSWIYIGTQGILQGTYETFAECARQHFNGTLSGKFLLTAGLGGMGGAQPLAATMNGAAFLGIDVDRSRIQKRIDTGYLDVMTEDLDEALKLVLDAQKNKKALSVGFIGNAGEVLPKILERKITPDIITDQTSAHDTLNGYIPMGMSFEEALDLRKSDSKKYIALSKKTIVEHVKAMLEFQKRGSIAFDYGNNIRGEAKENGLQNAFDIPGFVPEYIRPLFCDGKGPFRWAVLSGDPKDIFETDKAVMETFPENKALIRWIELAQQKVHFQGLPARICWLGYGERAKMGKIFNQLVADGKVSAPIVIGRDHLDCGSVASPNRETEAMKDGSDAIADWPILNAMLNAIGGASWVSVHHGGGVGIGKSIHAGMVVVADGTKDAEVRIERVLTYDPGMGIARHADAGYDRAIDNAKKFSVKIPMMK
- the tnpA gene encoding IS200/IS605 family transposase translates to MSHVKIWIHAVWGTKNHERILTKEVKQQLFSHIQKNAKKKQIYIDSINGDLDHVHCLLALNADMTIAKAIQLVKGEAAYWTNKNSLLKPKLEWADEYYAVSVSESMLNKVRDYIQNQEEHHKKSTFKSEYEEFIAKFGFTHHG
- a CDS encoding hydroxyacid dehydrogenase, coding for MKVLIADKFPENHIQTLRDAGFEISYEPKAGENDIPNLVKDAEFIVVRSTNVNAAAINAGSNLKIVIRAGSGYNNIDVAAATAKGVSVSNTPGKNSIAVAELAMGLIISLDRKIPDNVKDFSNGVWNKAKYSKAEGLFGKTLGIIGVGNIGKEIAKRAQAFGMKVIGYDVFKTEGIGVEYIDDVEKLISMADVITLHVPANPQTKGMFNEKSFGLMKKGAMLINTSRADVIDEDALIKAVKEKGIVAGVDVFKGEPEGKDGAVASKLQNIEGIYVTHHIGASTEQAQDAVAEETIKIILDYKSTGKVLHCINKK
- the rplS gene encoding 50S ribosomal protein L19 — its product is MDKLNELTKEQLRTDFPAFKTGDHIRVHVRVIEGDKERIQPFEGDVISIRGAGLNKTFTVRKIASGVGVERIFSYNSPKLAKVEMVREGKVRRAKLFYLRELSGKAARIKDKNQK
- the trmD gene encoding tRNA (guanosine(37)-N1)-methyltransferase TrmD — encoded protein: MMRIDVISAVPDSLTSPLNTSIIKRAQERNKVEIVLHNLRDYAFDKHKQIDDKPFGGGPGMLLKPEPFFECIEKLLCERKYDHIIFPTPGGKIYDQKMANDFSLVENLMIIAGHYKGVDDRVRQKFATDEISIGHYVLTGGEIVALAIIDSVVRLIPGVLNDSESALNDSLMDGEFIEAPYYTRPAEYKEMTVPEVLLSGHEKKIKEWKEAQSKVLTEKWKKINSME
- the rimM gene encoding ribosome maturation factor RimM (Essential for efficient processing of 16S rRNA), which produces MDELFLIAEIKAVHGSNGFVLIDSFSDFSERFFKLNSVFLELFGSKKEFFVENVIEVGGRIALKFKNFNSGNDVNFLLGKKIFVTEENSVKLSKDTYFVHDLIGSEVYRNSILLGFLVDVMAYPANDVYVINMIDHKKILIPAIKDFIHSFDPVKKRLELVPDCDLLYDDEN
- a CDS encoding KH domain-containing protein, translating into MKEFIEFIAKHLVDSPDSVVLEEATPDEKTVELSLKVGADDVGKVIGKQGKTAQAMRTLLTAIAAKDGKRAILKILD
- the ffh gene encoding signal recognition particle protein, whose amino-acid sequence is MLDDLTEKLERALKKITGQGKLTESNISDTLRDIRRVLLDADVNYKVAKKFIDDVKEKALGTEVLNSVTPGQLITKIMYDELTKLLGGSGSELSLNASGITVIMLIGLQGCGKTTFSAKLAKSLKNKKRNVLLVAADVYRPAAIKQLQILGSQIDVSVFTIEDSKEPVKIASESLIYAKENGLNTVIIDTAGRLHVDDDMMNEAAQIKAKVNPTETLFVVDSMTGQDAVNSAKAFHEKVEFDGVVLTKLDGDSRGGCVLSIRAVVDRPVKFVSLGEKLDSIESFYPDRMASRILGKGDVISLVEKAQAQFDEKEADDLEKKFKENKFDFDDFLKQIKMIKKMGSLKSLLGMVPGISSAVKNADVDEKQLIVVESVIQSMTKKERTNPKILNGSRRKRIARGSGNTVQDVNRLIKQFEQMQQMMKMMNKNSGKFSLPKNIRYN
- the atpG gene encoding ATP synthase F1 subunit gamma, with translation MATLRDIKGRIKGVKSTQQITKAMKMVAAARLRRAQENIINAKPYSKKITEMLQNLLNIEKNFSNPLFAEREVKRIALIVVTSDRGLCGGFNMNVIRKAEELAKDELANYNNDGNLALYCIGKKGNDYFTKRPYNVVGSYPGIFSHLKFEFASGLIKELTAKYISGEIDKVLVVYNEFKSVIQQKTTVEQLFPIKPFEAKTSETVQDVNYIYEPDKASIIGVLLPKHLNAQMWTTLLDSYAAELGARMTAMDMATENAKELIRSLNLTYNKVRQASITKEILEIVSGANALKES